In a single window of the Allobranchiibius huperziae genome:
- the sufB gene encoding Fe-S cluster assembly protein SufB: MSTIEELNPGLADIGRYQFGWSDSDTAGATAKRGLSPEVVADISNRKSEPEWMLKLRMKSLRLFDKKPMPTWGSDLTGIDFQNIKYFVKSTEKQATSWEDLPEDIKATYDKLGIPEAEKQRLVAGVAAQYESEVVYHQIREDLEEKGVIFVDTDTALREHEELFREYFTTVIPAGDNKFASLNTAVWSGGSFIYVPKGVHVDIPLQAYFRINTENMGQFERTLIIADEGSSVHYVEGCTAPIYKSDSLHSAVVEIVVKKNARVRYTTIQNWSNNVYNLVTKRATCEAGATMEWIDGNIGSKVTMKYPAVFLMGEYARGETLSIAFAGEGQHQDAGSKMVHAAPHTSSSIVSKSVARGGGRTSYRGLVQILEGAEHSKSNVVCDALLVDQISRSDTYPYVDVREDDVQMGHEATVSKVSEEQLFYLQSRGMTEQEAMAMIVRGFVEPIARELPMEYALELNRLIELQMEGAVG, translated from the coding sequence ATGAGCACCATCGAGGAGCTGAACCCGGGTCTCGCAGACATCGGGCGCTACCAGTTCGGTTGGTCCGACAGCGACACGGCCGGTGCGACCGCGAAGCGCGGTCTGTCCCCTGAGGTCGTCGCCGACATCTCCAACCGCAAGTCCGAGCCGGAGTGGATGCTCAAGCTGCGGATGAAGTCGCTGCGGCTGTTCGACAAGAAGCCCATGCCGACCTGGGGCAGCGATCTCACCGGCATCGACTTCCAGAACATCAAGTACTTCGTGAAGTCCACCGAGAAGCAGGCCACCAGCTGGGAGGACCTGCCGGAGGACATCAAGGCGACCTACGACAAGCTCGGCATCCCCGAGGCGGAGAAGCAGCGCCTCGTCGCCGGCGTCGCCGCGCAGTACGAGTCGGAGGTCGTCTACCACCAGATCCGCGAGGACCTGGAGGAGAAGGGCGTCATCTTCGTCGACACCGACACCGCGCTGCGCGAGCACGAGGAGCTCTTCCGGGAGTACTTCACGACCGTGATCCCGGCCGGCGACAACAAATTCGCCTCGCTCAACACCGCTGTGTGGTCGGGCGGTTCGTTCATCTACGTCCCCAAGGGCGTGCACGTCGACATCCCGCTGCAGGCCTACTTCCGGATCAACACCGAGAACATGGGCCAGTTCGAGCGGACGCTGATCATCGCCGACGAGGGTTCGTCCGTGCACTACGTCGAGGGCTGCACCGCGCCGATCTACAAGTCGGACTCGCTGCACTCCGCCGTGGTCGAGATCGTGGTCAAGAAGAACGCCCGGGTGCGCTACACGACCATCCAGAACTGGTCGAACAACGTCTACAACCTGGTGACCAAGCGCGCGACCTGCGAGGCCGGCGCCACCATGGAGTGGATCGACGGCAACATCGGCTCGAAGGTCACCATGAAGTACCCGGCCGTCTTCCTCATGGGGGAGTACGCCCGCGGCGAGACGCTGTCGATCGCGTTCGCCGGCGAGGGCCAGCACCAGGACGCCGGCTCCAAGATGGTGCACGCCGCGCCGCACACCTCCAGCTCGATCGTCAGCAAGTCTGTCGCGCGCGGTGGCGGGCGCACGTCGTACCGCGGTCTCGTGCAGATCCTCGAGGGCGCCGAGCACTCCAAGTCCAACGTGGTCTGCGACGCGCTGCTGGTCGACCAGATCAGCCGCTCGGACACCTACCCGTACGTCGACGTCCGCGAGGACGACGTGCAGATGGGCCACGAGGCGACCGTCTCCAAGGTCAGCGAGGAGCAGCTCTTCTACCTGCAGTCCCGCGGCATGACCGAGCAGGAGGCCATGGCCATGATCGTGCGCGGCTTCGTCGAGCCGATCGCGCGTGAACTGCCCATGGAGTACGCGCTCGAACTGAACCGCCTCATCGAACTCCAGATGGAAGGAGCAGTCGGCTGA
- a CDS encoding ABC transporter permease — MTDAAAPAARIRAQAGFESRTLLTNGEQLLVSLVLPALALIGLAVSTAPHLGSGRRIDLAVPGVLALAVVSTAFTGQAIATGFDRRYGVLRLLGTTPLGRAGLLWAKAIAVLSIVAAQTVVLAVLGACFGWHPHAGGVVIGIVLLVVGSWVWVSLALALAGVLRAEATLAVANLIWVLLAAFGGLLVPTDRLPGGFGDIARLLPSGALGDGMRAALTGHDTHLLMPVLVLLVWGAIGSALVARFFRWSD; from the coding sequence ATGACCGACGCCGCCGCCCCCGCCGCCCGGATCCGCGCACAGGCCGGTTTCGAGAGTCGCACCCTGCTCACCAACGGCGAGCAGCTGCTCGTCTCCCTCGTCCTGCCGGCCCTGGCACTGATCGGCCTCGCCGTCTCCACCGCGCCGCACCTCGGAAGCGGCCGACGGATCGACCTGGCGGTGCCCGGAGTGCTCGCCCTGGCCGTGGTCTCGACGGCGTTCACCGGTCAGGCCATCGCCACCGGCTTCGACCGCAGGTACGGCGTGCTGCGCCTGCTCGGCACCACTCCCCTGGGCCGGGCCGGGCTGCTGTGGGCCAAGGCGATCGCGGTGCTCAGCATCGTCGCCGCGCAGACCGTCGTGCTCGCAGTCCTCGGCGCCTGCTTCGGGTGGCATCCACACGCGGGCGGTGTCGTGATCGGGATCGTGCTTCTCGTCGTCGGCAGCTGGGTATGGGTATCGCTCGCGCTCGCCCTGGCCGGGGTGCTGCGGGCGGAGGCGACCCTGGCGGTCGCCAACCTCATCTGGGTGCTGCTCGCCGCGTTCGGGGGCCTGCTCGTGCCCACCGACCGGCTCCCGGGAGGCTTCGGTGACATCGCCCGGCTGCTGCCCTCCGGGGCGCTCGGCGACGGCATGCGGGCGGCACTCACCGGGCACGACACCCACTTGCTGATGCCGGTGCTCGTCCTGCTCGTCTGGGGTGCGATCGGCTCGGCGCTGGTCGCCCGATTCTTCCGCTGGAGCGACTGA
- a CDS encoding COX15/CtaA family protein: MTATARTNHARTGWVALTDRLARVLKPLAWINLAVEILIVGTGGLVRLSGSGLGCPRWPECVSGSITPVKHQAQEWHKYVEFGNRMLTSLVSIVAVLLILAIVGHRRSSDRRALLPPALGVLGGIALQAVVGGISVLTHLNPAIVALHFLISMALVATSAWLVWQVREHRLVPVRREVRLLGAGTAFVAGLVLMLGTAVTGAGPHSGDATHPARFAFSPRSAAWLHADMVMLFCGLVVAMLVATALVEARSAFRSWRLVALVTVLQAIVGYTQYFLGVPGALVLVHMLMACLLVVAVTWGVLATRAPASTVRPTTAPRTTHVPTP; the protein is encoded by the coding sequence ATGACCGCCACCGCACGCACGAACCACGCACGCACCGGGTGGGTGGCCCTCACCGACCGGCTGGCCCGGGTGCTGAAGCCGCTGGCCTGGATCAACCTCGCCGTCGAGATCCTGATCGTCGGCACCGGCGGACTGGTGCGCCTGTCGGGCAGCGGCCTCGGCTGTCCGCGATGGCCGGAGTGCGTCAGCGGCTCCATCACGCCGGTGAAGCACCAGGCGCAGGAGTGGCACAAGTACGTCGAGTTCGGCAACCGGATGCTCACCTCGCTGGTCAGCATCGTGGCGGTGCTGCTGATCCTGGCGATCGTCGGGCACCGACGCTCCTCCGACCGGCGGGCCCTGCTGCCACCGGCGCTCGGCGTGCTCGGCGGGATCGCGCTGCAGGCCGTCGTCGGCGGCATCTCGGTGCTCACCCACCTCAATCCGGCGATCGTGGCGCTGCACTTCCTGATCTCGATGGCGCTCGTCGCGACCTCCGCCTGGCTCGTGTGGCAGGTGCGCGAGCACCGGCTGGTGCCCGTCCGCCGTGAGGTGCGGCTGCTCGGTGCCGGCACGGCGTTCGTCGCCGGGCTCGTGCTGATGCTCGGCACCGCGGTGACCGGCGCCGGCCCGCACTCCGGCGATGCGACCCACCCGGCCCGGTTCGCGTTCAGCCCGCGCTCGGCGGCCTGGCTGCACGCCGACATGGTGATGCTCTTCTGCGGGCTGGTCGTCGCGATGCTGGTGGCGACGGCGCTCGTGGAAGCCCGATCGGCGTTCCGCAGCTGGCGCCTGGTCGCCCTGGTGACGGTCCTGCAGGCGATCGTCGGCTACACCCAGTACTTCCTCGGCGTTCCGGGCGCGCTCGTCCTGGTGCACATGCTGATGGCCTGCCTGCTGGTCGTCGCCGTGACCTGGGGGGTGCTGGCCACGCGCGCGCCGGCCTCGACGGTGCGTCCGACCACCGCCCCTCGTACGACGCACGTGCCGACTCCGTAG
- a CDS encoding non-heme iron oxygenase ferredoxin subunit — translation MTGDAVTADFVRVCSLGELTEGEPARADIGGYEVALVRTETGEVFAVDDTCSHANVSLSEGEVEGCTIECWLHGSRFDLRTGNPDSLPAIEPIATYPVKIDGDDVFVAVPTS, via the coding sequence ATGACCGGTGACGCCGTGACCGCGGACTTCGTCCGGGTCTGCTCCCTGGGGGAGTTGACCGAGGGCGAGCCTGCCCGTGCCGACATCGGCGGCTACGAGGTGGCGTTGGTGCGCACCGAGACCGGTGAGGTCTTCGCGGTGGACGACACCTGCTCGCACGCCAACGTGTCGCTGTCGGAGGGCGAGGTCGAGGGCTGCACCATCGAGTGCTGGCTGCACGGCTCCCGCTTCGACCTGCGCACCGGAAACCCCGACAGCCTCCCGGCGATCGAACCGATCGCCACCTATCCCGTGAAGATCGACGGCGACGACGTGTTCGTGGCCGTCCCCACCAGCTGA
- a CDS encoding glycoside hydrolase family 3 protein: MRRSTTMILAGVASLAAGSGLVAPAAQAARPAATPAATACTALTVLRTETLEQRVGQIFMVGTPATGASSQLLSEISSYHVGNAFLSGRSTSGTATPAHTTAALRARVSKSSTDNVPLFIATDQEGGAVQVLQGSGFSTIPAALTQGSWASSTLQSSATTWARQLAGVGVNLNLAPVADTVPSAAAARNNPPIGVYQREYGYTSYATTAGSTAFLRGMTAGGVGSTTKHFPGLGVVTANTDTSYGVHDRSTSSSSAYLNPFKADIQQGATAVMMSSAIYDKIDPSTLGVFSPKVVGLVRSAGFTGPIMTDDLGNAVQPGRWPAANRALDSLYAGVDMILTVNSSVLPTMYDAVLSRAQTQSYWLQRVNNAAYLVLLGKERRGLLTNSCSS; the protein is encoded by the coding sequence ATGCGTAGGTCGACCACGATGATCCTGGCGGGGGTGGCTTCGCTGGCCGCCGGGAGCGGCCTCGTGGCCCCGGCAGCGCAGGCCGCGCGGCCCGCCGCGACGCCTGCGGCCACCGCCTGCACGGCTCTCACCGTGCTGCGGACCGAGACGCTGGAGCAGCGCGTCGGACAGATCTTCATGGTCGGCACCCCGGCCACTGGCGCGAGCAGCCAGCTGCTGAGCGAGATCAGCAGCTACCACGTCGGCAATGCCTTCCTCAGCGGTCGCAGCACGTCCGGCACCGCGACGCCCGCACACACGACGGCGGCGCTGCGCGCCCGGGTCAGCAAGTCGAGCACGGACAACGTCCCGCTCTTCATCGCCACCGACCAGGAGGGCGGTGCGGTGCAGGTGCTGCAGGGCAGCGGTTTCAGCACGATCCCGGCGGCGCTGACCCAGGGCTCGTGGGCGTCCTCGACGCTGCAGAGTTCCGCGACCACCTGGGCGCGCCAGCTGGCCGGTGTCGGGGTCAACCTCAACCTGGCACCGGTGGCCGACACCGTGCCCAGCGCCGCAGCGGCCCGCAACAACCCGCCGATCGGGGTCTACCAGCGCGAGTACGGCTACACGTCGTACGCGACGACGGCCGGGTCGACGGCGTTCCTGCGGGGTATGACGGCCGGGGGTGTGGGCTCGACCACGAAGCACTTCCCGGGCCTGGGCGTGGTCACTGCCAACACCGACACGTCGTACGGCGTGCACGACCGTTCGACGAGCTCCAGCAGCGCCTACCTCAACCCGTTCAAGGCCGACATCCAGCAGGGCGCCACGGCCGTGATGATGTCCTCGGCCATCTACGACAAGATCGACCCGAGCACCCTCGGCGTGTTCTCGCCCAAGGTCGTCGGGCTGGTGCGCTCGGCCGGCTTCACCGGGCCGATCATGACCGACGACCTGGGCAACGCGGTGCAGCCCGGTCGGTGGCCGGCGGCCAACCGAGCGCTGGACTCGCTCTACGCCGGCGTCGACATGATCCTGACCGTGAACTCCTCGGTGCTGCCCACCATGTACGACGCCGTCCTGAGCCGCGCGCAGACGCAGTCCTACTGGCTGCAGCGGGTCAACAACGCGGCCTACCTGGTGCTGCTCGGCAAGGAACGGCGCGGTCTGCTCACCAACAGCTGCTCCTCCTGA
- a CDS encoding metalloregulator ArsR/SmtB family transcription factor, with protein sequence MIISGELDTELGNARGTGGAGAVGSAVGSADCAEPPQDHARTRDRVLGEISEHGPLTAADLGARLGLTPAAVRRHLDVLDEQGLVDEAVATQRGTRGRGRPARAYVLSEGGHAHLRGAYDELAVSALDFLARSAGPEAVRMFAAERADRLAAVARPAIEAAGADPDARVEALAAALTTQGYAASTRPVGDGTSRAGMQLCQGHCPVQHVATRYPQFCETEARMFSDLLGVHVQRLASLAHGEHVCTTFVPTSTTSTQPPTVPDPGGATDSTHGTTTRTTGERN encoded by the coding sequence GTGATTATCTCCGGCGAGCTCGACACCGAGCTCGGGAACGCGCGCGGGACCGGCGGCGCCGGTGCCGTGGGCTCGGCTGTCGGGTCCGCGGACTGCGCCGAACCGCCGCAGGATCACGCGCGTACCCGTGACCGGGTGCTGGGGGAGATCTCCGAGCACGGCCCGCTGACCGCTGCCGACCTCGGCGCGCGCCTCGGGCTGACACCGGCCGCCGTACGCCGCCACCTGGACGTGCTCGACGAGCAGGGCCTGGTCGACGAGGCCGTCGCGACACAGCGGGGCACCCGCGGTCGGGGACGGCCGGCGCGCGCGTACGTGCTGTCCGAGGGCGGGCACGCACACCTGCGCGGCGCGTACGACGAGCTTGCCGTCTCCGCACTGGACTTCCTCGCCCGCTCGGCGGGGCCGGAGGCGGTCCGGATGTTCGCGGCCGAACGCGCCGACCGGCTCGCCGCAGTGGCCCGTCCGGCGATCGAGGCCGCCGGCGCCGATCCGGATGCCCGGGTCGAGGCGCTGGCCGCGGCGCTCACCACGCAGGGGTACGCCGCGAGCACCCGACCCGTGGGCGATGGAACATCGCGCGCCGGCATGCAGTTGTGCCAAGGGCACTGCCCTGTGCAGCACGTCGCCACCAGGTACCCGCAGTTCTGCGAGACGGAGGCCCGGATGTTCTCGGATCTGCTCGGGGTGCACGTACAGCGCCTCGCCTCCCTGGCGCACGGCGAGCACGTCTGCACCACCTTCGTACCGACGAGCACGACCAGTACACAGCCGCCCACTGTGCCCGATCCGGGCGGCGCCACCGACTCCACACACGGCACCACCACGCGCACGACCGGCGAGAGGAATTGA
- the sufC gene encoding Fe-S cluster assembly ATPase SufC, producing MSTLEIRDLHVTVDTEQGAKEILKGVDLSISSGATHAIMGPNGSGKSTLAYSIAGHPKYTVTQGTVTLDGEDVLSMTVDERARAGLFLAMQYPVEVPGVTVSNFLRTAKTAVSGEAPKLRTWVKDVKGAMDNLRMDSSFAERNVNEGFSGGEKKRHEILQMELLQPKIAILDETDSGLDVDALRIVSEGVNRAKAGSDIGVLLITHYTRILRYIKPDHVHVFVDGRVAEEGGPELAERLENEGYDRYVAAAKA from the coding sequence ATGTCAACGCTTGAAATTCGCGACCTGCACGTGACGGTCGACACCGAGCAGGGCGCCAAGGAGATCCTCAAGGGCGTCGATCTGTCGATCAGTTCGGGTGCGACGCACGCGATCATGGGCCCGAACGGCTCCGGCAAGTCCACGCTGGCCTACAGCATCGCCGGTCACCCGAAGTACACCGTCACCCAGGGCACCGTGACCCTGGACGGCGAGGACGTGCTGTCGATGACCGTCGACGAGCGGGCCCGCGCCGGACTGTTCCTCGCGATGCAGTACCCCGTCGAAGTCCCCGGCGTGACCGTGTCGAACTTCCTGCGTACGGCGAAGACCGCGGTGTCCGGTGAGGCGCCGAAGCTGCGTACCTGGGTCAAGGACGTCAAGGGGGCGATGGACAACCTGCGGATGGACTCCTCGTTCGCCGAGCGCAACGTCAACGAGGGCTTCTCCGGTGGTGAGAAGAAGCGCCACGAGATCCTGCAGATGGAGCTGCTCCAGCCGAAGATCGCGATCCTCGACGAGACCGACTCCGGCCTCGACGTGGACGCGCTGCGGATCGTCTCCGAGGGTGTCAACCGTGCCAAGGCCGGCTCCGACATCGGCGTCCTGCTGATCACCCACTACACGCGGATCCTGCGCTACATCAAGCCCGATCACGTGCACGTGTTCGTCGACGGCAGGGTCGCCGAAGAGGGCGGCCCGGAGCTCGCCGAGCGCCTCGAGAACGAGGGCTACGACCGCTACGTCGCGGCGGCGAAGGCCTGA
- a CDS encoding cysteine desulfurase, giving the protein MPFDATEVRENFPLLSRTVRDGKPLVYLDSGATSQKPVAVLDAERDFYEHHNAAVHRGAHQLAEEATDAYEGARATIASFIGAQPDEVVFTKNATEALNLVAYAFSNAGAAGALDGADPQVAGRLRIGPGDEIVVTEMEHHANLVPWQELCRRTGATLRWIPVTGTGELDLSDLGSIVTERTKVLAFAHVSNVTGVINPVETLVAAAHRVGALVVLDACQSVPHLPVDVAALGVDFLAFSGHKMLGPLGIGVLWGRSELLAAMPPFLTGGSMIELVTMEGSTYAAPPQRFEAGVPVAAQAVGLGAACDYLSALGMDGVLAHDRVITAAVLQELAKRPWVTVLGPTDPQKRCGAVAFSVDEVHPHDVGQILDDAGVAVRTGHHCAWPLHRAHRITASTRVSFSVYTTLEDVAAFATALDRVPQIFGLETGAA; this is encoded by the coding sequence ATGCCGTTCGACGCGACCGAGGTGCGGGAGAACTTCCCGTTGCTGTCCCGCACGGTGCGCGACGGCAAGCCGCTGGTCTACCTCGACTCCGGTGCCACCTCGCAGAAGCCCGTGGCGGTGCTCGACGCCGAGCGGGACTTCTACGAGCACCACAACGCCGCCGTCCACCGCGGAGCCCACCAGCTCGCGGAGGAGGCCACCGACGCGTACGAAGGCGCCCGCGCCACGATCGCGTCCTTCATCGGCGCCCAGCCGGACGAGGTCGTCTTCACCAAGAACGCCACCGAGGCGCTCAACCTGGTGGCGTATGCATTCAGCAACGCCGGCGCGGCCGGTGCCCTCGACGGCGCCGACCCGCAGGTCGCCGGTCGGCTGCGGATCGGACCGGGCGACGAGATCGTCGTCACCGAGATGGAGCACCACGCCAACCTCGTGCCGTGGCAGGAGCTGTGCCGCCGCACCGGCGCCACGCTGCGGTGGATCCCCGTCACCGGCACCGGCGAGCTCGACCTGAGCGACCTGGGATCGATCGTGACCGAGCGCACGAAGGTGCTCGCGTTCGCGCACGTCTCCAACGTCACCGGCGTAATCAACCCCGTCGAGACCCTCGTCGCGGCGGCCCACCGGGTCGGCGCTCTGGTGGTGCTGGACGCCTGCCAGTCGGTGCCGCACCTGCCCGTCGACGTCGCGGCGCTCGGTGTCGACTTCCTGGCCTTCAGCGGCCACAAGATGCTGGGCCCGCTGGGCATCGGTGTGCTCTGGGGCCGCTCCGAACTGCTGGCGGCGATGCCGCCCTTCCTGACCGGCGGCTCGATGATCGAGCTGGTGACGATGGAGGGCTCGACCTACGCCGCGCCGCCGCAGCGTTTCGAGGCCGGGGTGCCCGTCGCAGCCCAGGCCGTCGGCCTGGGTGCCGCGTGCGACTACCTGAGCGCCCTCGGGATGGATGGCGTGCTCGCGCACGACCGGGTCATCACCGCCGCTGTGCTGCAGGAGCTTGCGAAGCGACCCTGGGTCACCGTGCTGGGTCCGACGGATCCGCAGAAGCGTTGTGGCGCAGTGGCTTTCAGCGTCGACGAAGTGCACCCGCATGACGTCGGCCAGATCCTGGACGACGCGGGCGTCGCCGTACGCACGGGCCATCACTGCGCGTGGCCGCTGCACCGGGCTCACCGGATCACGGCGTCCACCCGGGTCAGCTTCTCCGTCTACACCACGCTGGAGGACGTGGCCGCGTTCGCGACCGCGCTCGACCGGGTGCCGCAGATCTTCGGTCTCGAGACGGGAGCAGCCTGA
- the sufD gene encoding Fe-S cluster assembly protein SufD, giving the protein MSLLTPDATTHADPAAVASGAVIPDTSRAERTTSFDVADFPVPNGREEEWRFTPVDRLSALFADKDSDRGALQLDLDGVRSVLAEPLAPGEAPRGTALVPGDRSAVVAHAHSPKALYLKLAAEQEYDEPLRLGIHGTGAGARSNGHVVIEAGAQSKGMVILDHTGAADVNANVEVIVGDGANLTVVTLQRWDDGANHLSQHDALVGRDASYRHIAVSLGGGIVRMNAGVRYAGPGAEATLLGVYFADKGQHLEHRSFIDHTAPRCTSLVTYKGALQGDSAHTVWVGDVLIRAEAQGTQTYELNRNLVLTDGARADSVPNLEIETGDIEGAGHASSTGRFDDEQLFYLQARGIPEEQARRLVVRGFFADVVAKIGVPEVVDTVMTAIEDELRQAGE; this is encoded by the coding sequence ATGTCGCTGCTGACACCCGACGCAACGACGCACGCCGACCCCGCAGCGGTCGCGAGCGGTGCGGTCATCCCGGACACCTCGCGCGCCGAGCGCACGACGTCCTTCGACGTCGCGGACTTCCCCGTGCCCAACGGCCGCGAGGAGGAGTGGCGTTTCACCCCGGTGGATCGCCTCTCCGCCCTGTTCGCCGACAAGGACAGTGACCGCGGCGCCCTGCAGCTCGACCTGGACGGGGTCCGCTCCGTGCTCGCCGAGCCGCTGGCGCCGGGTGAGGCACCGCGCGGCACCGCGCTCGTGCCCGGCGACCGCTCCGCGGTCGTGGCGCACGCGCACAGCCCGAAGGCGCTCTACCTGAAGCTGGCCGCCGAGCAGGAGTACGACGAGCCGCTGCGGCTCGGGATCCACGGCACCGGCGCGGGCGCCCGTTCCAACGGGCACGTGGTCATCGAGGCCGGCGCGCAGAGCAAGGGCATGGTCATCCTCGACCACACCGGCGCCGCCGATGTCAACGCCAACGTCGAGGTGATCGTCGGTGACGGCGCCAACCTCACCGTGGTGACGCTGCAGCGCTGGGACGACGGGGCCAACCACCTGTCGCAGCACGACGCACTGGTCGGACGCGACGCGTCGTACCGGCACATCGCGGTCAGCCTGGGCGGTGGCATCGTGCGGATGAACGCCGGTGTCCGCTATGCCGGCCCGGGCGCCGAGGCGACCCTGCTCGGCGTCTACTTCGCCGACAAGGGCCAGCACCTGGAGCACCGCTCCTTCATCGACCACACGGCTCCCCGGTGCACGTCCCTGGTGACGTACAAGGGTGCGCTGCAGGGCGACTCGGCTCACACGGTGTGGGTGGGCGATGTGCTCATCCGTGCCGAGGCGCAGGGCACCCAGACCTACGAGCTGAACCGCAACCTGGTGCTCACCGACGGCGCCCGCGCCGACTCGGTGCCCAACCTGGAGATCGAGACCGGCGACATCGAGGGTGCGGGTCACGCCTCCTCGACCGGCCGGTTCGACGACGAGCAGCTGTTCTACCTGCAGGCCCGCGGTATCCCCGAGGAGCAGGCACGTCGTCTGGTCGTCCGTGGTTTCTTCGCCGACGTCGTCGCCAAGATCGGCGTGCCCGAGGTGGTCGACACCGTGATGACCGCGATCGAGGACGAGCTGAGGCAGGCCGGCGAATGA
- a CDS encoding heme o synthase, with protein MTATSPHAATQRTRDARPAGGSDAPSGPPPVGGGERSTRKVIADYVSLTKPRIIELLLVTTFPVMFLADRGVPGVWLILATLVGGTLSAGSANAYNCYLDRDIDRLMHRTEGRPMATGAISPRAGFVFASVLGVASVLWLGLLVNWLSAALSLGAIVLYVGFYTLLLKRRTSQNIVWGGVAGCMPVLIGWSAVTDGLAWPALVLFLVVFFWTPPHYWPLSMRYKEDYASAGVPMLPVVARDSAVAVQVVRYAWATVVTSLVLVPVAGMGVLYTLVAAASGALFLFEAHRLRRAARAEASYDVLRPMRVFHYSISYLTLVFLGVAIDPLLHLPW; from the coding sequence GTGACCGCCACCTCGCCGCACGCCGCGACGCAGCGCACACGGGACGCCCGTCCCGCCGGTGGATCCGACGCACCGTCCGGCCCGCCGCCCGTCGGCGGGGGAGAGCGCTCCACGCGCAAGGTGATCGCCGACTACGTGTCGCTCACCAAGCCGCGGATCATCGAACTGCTGCTGGTGACGACCTTCCCGGTGATGTTCCTGGCCGATCGCGGAGTGCCCGGCGTCTGGCTGATCCTCGCCACCCTGGTCGGCGGCACCTTGTCGGCCGGCTCCGCGAACGCGTACAACTGCTATCTCGACCGTGACATCGACCGGTTGATGCACCGCACCGAAGGCCGCCCGATGGCCACCGGAGCGATCAGTCCCCGCGCGGGCTTCGTCTTCGCCTCCGTGCTCGGGGTCGCGTCCGTCCTCTGGCTCGGCCTGCTGGTCAACTGGCTGTCCGCGGCCCTGTCCCTCGGGGCGATCGTGCTCTACGTGGGCTTCTACACACTGCTCCTCAAGCGGCGCACCTCCCAGAACATCGTCTGGGGCGGCGTCGCCGGATGCATGCCGGTGCTCATTGGCTGGTCCGCGGTCACCGACGGTCTGGCCTGGCCCGCGCTCGTGCTCTTCCTCGTCGTCTTCTTCTGGACGCCGCCGCACTACTGGCCGCTGTCGATGCGCTACAAGGAGGACTACGCCAGCGCCGGCGTGCCCATGCTCCCCGTGGTGGCGCGCGACAGCGCCGTCGCCGTGCAGGTCGTGCGCTACGCCTGGGCGACCGTCGTCACCTCCCTGGTGCTCGTCCCGGTCGCCGGGATGGGCGTGCTCTACACGCTCGTCGCCGCCGCATCCGGCGCGCTCTTCCTGTTCGAGGCGCACCGGTTGCGCCGGGCCGCGCGCGCCGAGGCGTCGTACGACGTGCTGCGCCCGATGCGGGTCTTCCACTACTCGATCAGCTACCTGACGCTGGTCTTCCTGGGGGTCGCGATCGATCCCCTGCTGCACCTGCCCTGGTGA
- a CDS encoding ABC transporter ATP-binding protein has translation MTWDAAAGQVTCVLGPNGAGKTTVIEMAEGLRRPHQGAISVLGVDPWRAPAAHRARVGVMLQDGGLPGSVRPMRLLAHLASLYSEDDRADLVEALGIGEFAHTATRRLSGGQRQRLALAAALIGRPEVAFLDEPSAGLDPHSRLDVWDLIRAARDRGCAVVVTTHSFEEAERLADRVVVVAAGRVVADGTVSAVRAGNSPDGDGTLESAYFALTRTARTA, from the coding sequence ATGACCTGGGACGCCGCGGCCGGGCAGGTCACCTGCGTCCTCGGTCCCAACGGCGCGGGCAAGACCACGGTGATCGAGATGGCCGAAGGACTGCGCCGCCCGCACCAGGGTGCCATCAGCGTCCTCGGCGTCGACCCCTGGCGAGCGCCCGCGGCACACCGTGCCCGCGTCGGCGTCATGCTCCAGGACGGCGGCCTGCCCGGAAGCGTGCGGCCGATGCGGCTCCTCGCTCACCTCGCCTCCCTCTATTCCGAGGACGACCGCGCCGACCTGGTCGAGGCGCTCGGCATCGGCGAGTTCGCCCACACGGCCACCCGCCGGCTCTCCGGCGGACAGCGCCAACGGCTGGCGCTGGCCGCCGCACTGATCGGCCGCCCCGAGGTGGCGTTCCTCGACGAACCGAGCGCCGGACTGGACCCGCACAGTCGCCTCGACGTGTGGGACCTGATCCGCGCCGCGCGCGACCGGGGATGCGCCGTCGTCGTCACCACGCACTCCTTCGAGGAGGCCGAGCGGCTCGCCGACCGGGTCGTCGTCGTCGCCGCGGGCAGGGTCGTGGCCGACGGCACCGTCTCCGCCGTACGCGCCGGGAACAGCCCCGACGGCGACGGCACCCTCGAGTCGGCGTACTTCGCCCTCACCCGGACGGCGCGCACCGCATGA